The Porphyrobacter sp. HT-58-2 genome has a window encoding:
- a CDS encoding amidase has product MIDFDALEAANAPLNAFSDFDRSATFGKGPLAGLTVGIKANIAVAGMPWHAGLAAYETRLADRDADTVALLRQAGAAIIGVLNMEEGALGAKSDNPHFGAVQNPHRFGFSPGGSSGGSGAAVAAGLCDIALGTDTMGSVRIPASHCGVYGFKPATASVSQEGLEPADLSLDAIGPLARDLDVLERAARVISGFGDDALEGAGATLTGHGVDVHPEVARAFDAALAALPAPPATVSLTHPQSRIRFAGFIGVSREMAAHLRGVSTSDRLAKLLTYGPRRSLADWAEDRAILERTAAEVRAVVEEHGFLILPTVPNPPFAHSEPEPAAQADFTCLANIAGLPAISIPAGWTADGLPMGIQLVGHAGAESGLFALARALDNTLRAYRPPSQGA; this is encoded by the coding sequence ATGATCGACTTCGACGCTCTTGAAGCTGCCAATGCCCCGCTCAACGCCTTTAGCGATTTCGACCGCTCCGCGACCTTTGGCAAGGGGCCGCTGGCCGGGCTGACCGTGGGGATCAAGGCCAATATCGCGGTCGCCGGGATGCCGTGGCACGCTGGCCTTGCCGCCTACGAAACCCGGCTGGCGGATCGTGACGCGGACACGGTTGCTCTGCTCAGGCAGGCGGGGGCGGCGATCATTGGCGTGCTGAACATGGAGGAAGGCGCGCTCGGCGCGAAGAGTGACAACCCGCATTTCGGTGCGGTGCAAAACCCGCATCGTTTCGGGTTTTCGCCGGGCGGTTCCTCCGGTGGGAGCGGCGCGGCGGTCGCGGCCGGATTGTGCGATATTGCGCTGGGCACCGACACCATGGGATCGGTCCGCATCCCCGCGAGCCATTGCGGGGTCTACGGCTTCAAGCCGGCCACCGCGAGCGTCAGTCAGGAAGGGTTGGAGCCCGCCGACCTGTCGCTCGATGCCATCGGGCCGCTGGCTCGCGACCTCGATGTGCTGGAACGGGCCGCGCGCGTGATCTCGGGCTTCGGCGACGACGCGCTGGAGGGCGCCGGCGCAACGCTGACCGGGCATGGGGTCGATGTGCATCCTGAGGTCGCGCGCGCCTTCGATGCCGCGCTTGCCGCCCTGCCTGCGCCGCCCGCGACAGTCTCGCTCACCCACCCGCAGTCGCGCATCCGCTTTGCCGGTTTCATCGGCGTCTCGCGCGAAATGGCGGCGCATCTGCGCGGGGTTTCCACCTCGGACAGGCTGGCAAAGCTGCTCACTTATGGCCCCCGCCGTAGCCTTGCCGACTGGGCCGAGGACCGCGCCATCCTCGAGCGCACCGCCGCCGAGGTGCGCGCGGTGGTGGAGGAGCACGGCTTCCTGATCCTGCCCACCGTCCCCAATCCGCCCTTCGCGCACAGCGAGCCGGAGCCCGCAGCACAGGCCGATTTTACCTGCCTTGCCAATATCGCCGGCCTTCCGGCCATCAGCATCCCGGCGGGATGGACCGCCGACGGCCTGCCGATGGGTATACAACTGGTGGGCCACGCAGGCGCAGAAAGCGGCCTGTTTGCGCTCGCCCGCGCACTCGACAACACATTGCGGGCCTATCGCCCGCCCAGCCAAGGAGCCTGA
- a CDS encoding VOC family protein, translating into MTIPHGTIMGGLSTVPDLAQAIAAYHGVLGLEKVEHGMLDPDLAASWGCPANAGSPYAVLRPASGAPCWFRLVEQPAHPAFKPTTTYGWAAFETTVEDVWHWPDALPPDLFRIVGRPKKLENVAPAFIPMQALGPGGEMVYLNQVLADMADTDLPRAGSPVDRIFIVVLATPDRQAAIEWYVERLGLERGVDYTLPYSMINKAFALPSETQTTITMVKHARMPIIEVDDYPAAAVPRARHGGLLPPGNALVTLAVRDLDACTAQWIAPPAVRESALYEGRRAATAIGAAGELIECVEVGL; encoded by the coding sequence ATGACCATTCCACACGGCACGATCATGGGCGGGCTTTCGACCGTCCCCGATCTCGCACAGGCGATTGCCGCCTATCACGGCGTTCTCGGGCTGGAGAAGGTGGAGCATGGAATGCTCGACCCCGATCTCGCCGCCAGCTGGGGCTGCCCCGCCAACGCCGGTTCGCCCTATGCGGTGCTGCGCCCGGCGAGCGGCGCACCATGCTGGTTCCGGCTGGTCGAGCAGCCCGCGCATCCCGCCTTCAAGCCCACCACCACCTATGGCTGGGCCGCTTTCGAGACCACGGTGGAGGACGTCTGGCATTGGCCCGATGCGCTCCCGCCCGACCTGTTCCGGATCGTTGGCCGGCCGAAGAAGCTCGAGAATGTCGCGCCTGCCTTCATCCCGATGCAGGCGCTGGGGCCGGGGGGCGAGATGGTTTATCTCAATCAGGTGCTTGCCGACATGGCGGATACCGATCTGCCGCGTGCTGGCTCGCCTGTCGACCGGATCTTCATCGTGGTGCTTGCCACGCCCGACCGTCAGGCCGCCATAGAATGGTATGTCGAGCGGCTCGGGCTGGAGCGCGGGGTCGACTACACCTTGCCCTATTCGATGATCAACAAGGCCTTCGCCCTGCCATCCGAAACACAGACCACCATCACCATGGTCAAGCACGCGCGCATGCCGATTATCGAGGTCGATGATTACCCCGCCGCTGCGGTACCGCGCGCCCGGCATGGCGGGCTGCTTCCGCCCGGCAATGCGCTGGTGACGCTGGCGGTGCGCGATCTCGATGCCTGCACGGCACAGTGGATCGCACCGCCGGCCGTCCGCGAGAGCGCGCTTTACGAGGGCCGCCGCGCTGCCACCGCAATCGGCGCAGCGGGCGAACTGATCGAATGTGTCGAGGTGGGGCTATGA
- a CDS encoding REDY-like protein HapK, giving the protein MRIICLFNLKPGVDVSDYETWAKTRDIPMVNGLGSVTSFTVHKATGVFGDDAATPAYQYIEVIDITGMDAFIADISTADFQAAAAPFQGFADAPQFILTEDL; this is encoded by the coding sequence ATGCGCATCATCTGCCTGTTCAACCTGAAGCCCGGCGTCGACGTTTCCGATTACGAGACATGGGCCAAGACCCGCGATATCCCGATGGTGAACGGCCTCGGCTCCGTGACGTCCTTCACCGTCCACAAGGCCACCGGCGTGTTCGGCGACGATGCCGCGACCCCCGCCTACCAGTATATCGAAGTCATCGACATCACCGGCATGGACGCCTTCATCGCGGATATTTCGACCGCGGATTTCCAGGCCGCCGCCGCGCCCTTCCAAGGCTTTGCCGATGCCCCGCAGTTCATCCTGACCGAGGATCTGTGA
- a CDS encoding SDR family NAD(P)-dependent oxidoreductase, which translates to MSGAFAGKTIVVTGSGRQKGLGQGILQAFADEGANCVVSDLAIDAEATSVAEDLRARRAAVATIACDVSKADQCRALIAQTVNRFGAVDILVNNAGIGFKMKPLLDVDTADEWDQVIAVNLSGAFYCTQAAARAMVERGQGGRIINIASQAAKTGFPHLPAYVSSKHGMVGLTRASAVELGKHGITVNAVCPNHVTTGLGAQQNEYFSKLLGFARVEDYLANMAAKNPMGRPGLPSDTAAACLWLASDAAFYVTGEALNVSGGEEMH; encoded by the coding sequence ATGAGCGGTGCGTTTGCGGGCAAGACCATTGTCGTCACCGGATCGGGCAGGCAGAAGGGGCTGGGGCAGGGTATCCTTCAGGCCTTTGCTGACGAAGGCGCGAACTGCGTCGTCTCCGACCTCGCAATCGATGCCGAGGCGACGAGCGTTGCCGAAGACCTGCGCGCGCGCCGCGCGGCGGTGGCGACCATTGCCTGCGACGTGTCGAAGGCGGATCAATGCCGTGCCTTGATTGCGCAGACCGTCAATCGCTTCGGCGCGGTCGATATCCTCGTCAACAATGCCGGGATCGGGTTCAAGATGAAGCCGCTGCTCGATGTCGACACCGCTGACGAATGGGATCAGGTGATCGCCGTCAACCTGTCGGGCGCGTTCTATTGCACGCAAGCCGCGGCGCGGGCGATGGTGGAGCGGGGGCAGGGCGGGCGGATCATCAACATCGCATCGCAAGCCGCCAAGACGGGCTTCCCGCACCTGCCTGCCTATGTCTCGTCCAAGCACGGCATGGTCGGCCTGACGCGGGCGAGTGCGGTCGAACTCGGCAAGCACGGCATCACCGTGAACGCGGTCTGCCCCAACCACGTAACCACCGGCCTCGGCGCGCAGCAGAACGAATATTTCTCGAAGCTGCTCGGCTTTGCGAGGGTCGAGGACTATCTCGCCAACATGGCCGCCAAGAACCCGATGGGCCGGCCCGGCCTGCCCTCCGACACCGCCGCCGCCTGCCTGTGGCTGGCGAGCGATGCGGCCTTTTATGTTACCGGCGAGGCGCTGAATGTCTCGGGCGGGGAGGAAATGCACTGA
- a CDS encoding MmgE/PrpD family protein: MSEPLLTGLGARLARPVTKGERQRARLHLLDWLACVAGGRGTEAAALGATISFNGWERATYLGNVLEMDDVHRTALLHPGPVVWPAALSMASATMDARLDAAVRGYEAMIAIGAACDAHHYARWHPTGTMGGFGAAAAFGSLIGFAPVEYAHALANAGSVAGGLWHMRHAPGVLTKQWHIHHAVRTGRDAALHVHYGATGPLELLEGTQGLFAGMTEAPGPLAGGSEGWLIHEVSFKPFAACRHAHPAIDAALELREAGRLEAPFHVETYADALTFCDRPDPATELEAKFSLQHAVAVVADGRRAEPEDFTPEAIAALASLRAQVSVAEDPAITARFPAHFGARVNGLELVDTIGDPERPVSAEGIIAKMHSLARWGGLAASEAERAARLALEGDDGAAIDALLEEWIR; this comes from the coding sequence ATGAGCGAACCGTTGCTGACCGGACTTGGCGCAAGGTTAGCGCGCCCGGTGACAAAAGGCGAGCGCCAGCGTGCGCGGCTGCACCTGCTCGACTGGCTCGCTTGCGTTGCGGGGGGGCGGGGCACCGAGGCAGCGGCGCTCGGTGCGACCATTTCCTTCAATGGCTGGGAGCGGGCGACCTACCTTGGCAACGTGCTGGAGATGGACGACGTCCACCGCACCGCCCTGCTTCATCCCGGCCCGGTGGTGTGGCCCGCAGCGCTGAGCATGGCGAGCGCCACCATGGACGCGCGGCTCGATGCGGCGGTGCGCGGCTACGAGGCGATGATCGCGATTGGCGCGGCCTGCGATGCGCATCACTATGCCCGCTGGCACCCGACCGGGACGATGGGCGGGTTCGGAGCGGCGGCGGCATTCGGCTCGCTGATCGGCTTTGCCCCGGTTGAATATGCCCATGCGCTCGCCAATGCCGGGTCGGTCGCGGGCGGGCTGTGGCACATGCGCCATGCGCCGGGCGTCCTGACCAAGCAGTGGCACATCCACCACGCGGTGCGCACCGGGCGCGATGCGGCACTCCACGTCCATTACGGCGCGACCGGGCCGCTGGAACTGCTCGAAGGGACGCAGGGGCTGTTTGCAGGCATGACCGAAGCACCCGGCCCGCTTGCGGGCGGCAGCGAGGGGTGGCTGATCCACGAAGTCAGCTTCAAGCCCTTTGCCGCATGCCGCCACGCGCATCCCGCGATCGATGCCGCGCTGGAGCTACGGGAGGCAGGGCGACTTGAGGCACCCTTCCATGTCGAAACCTATGCCGACGCGCTGACCTTTTGTGACCGGCCCGATCCCGCCACCGAGCTGGAGGCCAAGTTCTCGCTCCAGCACGCGGTCGCCGTGGTGGCAGACGGGCGCCGTGCCGAGCCAGAGGACTTCACCCCCGAGGCCATCGCTGCGCTTGCGTCGTTGCGTGCGCAAGTGTCGGTGGCCGAGGATCCGGCGATCACCGCGCGCTTCCCCGCGCATTTCGGGGCGCGGGTCAACGGGCTGGAACTGGTCGACACAATCGGCGATCCCGAACGGCCGGTGAGTGCCGAGGGCATCATTGCCAAGATGCATAGCCTCGCTCGCTGGGGCGGCTTGGCCGCGAGCGAGGCCGAGCGCGCCGCGCGACTGGCGCTGGAGGGCGATGATGGTGCTGCGATTGACGCCTTGCTCGAGGAATGGATCCGGTGA
- a CDS encoding enoyl-CoA hydratase/isomerase family protein, protein MSLSLSLEGAVARLLIDRADKRNAFNMAMWEALPALVAEAVADPAAKVLELRAAEPGSAFCAGADIRELLANKDDADWRAANQAAINRAQFELARADIPTIAFVEGDCVGGGCGIAMACDIRVAAPAARFGITPAKLGLVYPLHDVKLLVDLVGPGQAKRMLYTGELLSAEEAQRIGLVEIIADSSDSLVAQIAAASGSSARAIKGFVRRVLGGQAEDDPETLATFAAAFTGPDFAEGTAAFVEKRKPEFKA, encoded by the coding sequence ATGAGCCTCAGCCTCTCCCTTGAGGGCGCGGTGGCGCGCCTGCTGATCGACCGCGCGGACAAGCGCAATGCCTTCAACATGGCCATGTGGGAGGCGTTGCCCGCGCTGGTTGCCGAGGCGGTCGCCGATCCGGCGGCGAAGGTGCTGGAACTGCGCGCCGCTGAACCGGGCAGCGCGTTCTGCGCCGGAGCGGACATCCGCGAACTGCTCGCCAACAAGGATGACGCCGATTGGCGCGCGGCCAATCAGGCTGCGATCAACCGCGCGCAATTCGAACTCGCGCGCGCCGATATTCCCACCATCGCCTTTGTCGAGGGCGACTGCGTGGGCGGGGGTTGCGGGATTGCGATGGCCTGCGACATTCGCGTTGCTGCCCCGGCGGCGCGCTTTGGCATCACGCCCGCCAAGCTCGGCCTCGTCTACCCGCTGCACGACGTGAAGCTGTTGGTCGATCTGGTCGGGCCGGGGCAGGCGAAGCGGATGCTCTACACCGGCGAATTGCTCAGCGCCGAGGAGGCGCAGCGGATCGGGCTGGTCGAGATCATCGCGGACAGCAGCGATAGTCTGGTGGCGCAGATCGCCGCTGCGTCAGGTAGCAGCGCGCGCGCGATCAAGGGCTTTGTGCGCCGCGTGCTCGGCGGGCAGGCGGAAGACGATCCCGAGACGCTGGCGACCTTCGCCGCCGCTTTCACCGGCCCCGATTTTGCCGAGGGCACGGCGGCCTTTGTCGAGAAGCGCAAGCCGGAGTTCAAGGCATGA
- a CDS encoding YciI family protein, with product MLFAFRCLDSHGSGPAREAALAAHLAHVEAHIDDYAVAGPLKEGERTVGSLLVIKGQNMSEARARLEADPYFGAGVWATITCEEFRAVAGDWVGGAAWKRAGN from the coding sequence ATGCTGTTCGCCTTCCGCTGCCTTGATTCGCACGGCAGTGGACCGGCCCGCGAGGCGGCGCTGGCCGCGCATCTTGCCCATGTCGAAGCGCATATTGACGATTACGCCGTCGCCGGGCCGCTGAAGGAGGGCGAGCGCACCGTCGGATCGCTACTGGTCATCAAGGGGCAGAACATGTCCGAGGCCCGCGCGCGGCTGGAGGCCGATCCCTATTTCGGCGCCGGGGTCTGGGCCACGATCACTTGCGAGGAATTCCGTGCGGTCGCCGGTGACTGGGTCGGCGGCGCTGCGTGGAAGCGGGCTGGCAATTAG
- a CDS encoding MmgE/PrpD family protein: protein MSATQAILDFAAAEHRLPASVRADTARLIVDTLASGAAGAQSTEAQKLKYAIRALGTNPDTRLLCGGEAPAASAAFFNGFAIHCLEWDAVHEGAVVHALSAVTAAVMAQAHDNGGVGEEYVLAAVAVGVDIASGLGLAATGPMAFFRPATAGVIGAALAAARLADIPADRFADVMGLAYSFASGTMQAHVEASIALPLQIANAARAAITAVALVEAGMSGPHDVLEGPFGYSRLIEPLDLSRYTDNLGKVWRISEVAIKPFPSGRASHGALGELEALYRAGLRIGDVARIELHAPPLIERLVGRPYRPDMSAAYARLCLAILAPLMLRDGVIDPDLFDGAALHAPELVALAGNVTVKCDANPDENAMAPQRLVVTCRDGRVIERAIPANLGSPALPMSPAQSAAKYGLCRRLAGPDVDPRIFDDPISYMANP from the coding sequence GTGAGCGCGACGCAGGCCATCCTCGATTTTGCGGCTGCGGAGCACCGCCTTCCGGCAAGCGTGCGCGCCGATACCGCACGGCTGATTGTCGACACGCTGGCAAGCGGTGCCGCGGGCGCGCAGTCCACCGAGGCGCAAAAGCTGAAATACGCGATCCGCGCGCTGGGCACTAATCCGGATACCCGATTGCTGTGCGGCGGCGAGGCTCCGGCGGCCTCGGCAGCGTTCTTCAACGGCTTTGCGATCCATTGCCTCGAATGGGATGCCGTCCACGAGGGGGCAGTGGTGCACGCCCTTTCCGCTGTAACCGCAGCGGTGATGGCGCAGGCCCACGACAACGGCGGGGTGGGCGAGGAGTACGTCCTTGCTGCGGTGGCTGTCGGCGTCGATATCGCCAGCGGACTGGGGCTTGCGGCGACCGGGCCGATGGCGTTCTTTCGCCCTGCCACGGCAGGTGTGATCGGCGCGGCACTGGCGGCGGCGCGCCTCGCCGATATTCCCGCTGACCGGTTTGCCGATGTGATGGGCCTTGCCTATTCCTTCGCCAGTGGAACGATGCAGGCCCATGTCGAGGCATCGATCGCGCTACCGTTGCAGATCGCGAATGCCGCACGCGCGGCGATCACGGCGGTCGCGCTGGTCGAAGCGGGCATGTCCGGCCCGCACGACGTGCTTGAAGGCCCTTTCGGCTATTCCCGCCTGATCGAACCGCTCGATCTTTCGCGCTACACTGACAATCTCGGCAAGGTCTGGCGGATCAGCGAAGTCGCGATCAAGCCCTTCCCTTCGGGGCGGGCCAGCCACGGCGCACTCGGCGAGCTTGAGGCGCTTTACCGGGCCGGCCTGCGGATCGGCGATGTCGCGCGCATAGAACTTCACGCGCCCCCGCTGATCGAGCGCCTCGTCGGGCGTCCCTACCGGCCGGACATGAGCGCCGCATACGCGCGGCTATGCCTCGCGATTCTGGCGCCGTTGATGTTGCGCGACGGGGTGATCGACCCCGATCTGTTCGATGGCGCTGCGCTTCATGCACCCGAGCTGGTGGCGCTGGCGGGCAATGTCACGGTGAAGTGTGATGCCAATCCCGACGAGAACGCGATGGCGCCGCAGCGCCTCGTCGTCACCTGCCGCGATGGCCGCGTCATCGAGCGCGCGATCCCGGCCAATCTCGGCAGCCCGGCCCTTCCGATGAGCCCTGCCCAATCCGCTGCAAAATACGGCCTGTGCCGCAGACTCGCGGGACCGGATGTCGACCCGCGCATCTTTGATGATCCAATTTCTTACATGGCGAATCCCTGA
- a CDS encoding phenylacetate--CoA ligase family protein, translated as MTYPTYFEALDHKQILADYPIGEAFTARYTSMSRDELFAVQDAQFRKLMQRGWQVPFYRRLWGAKGIEPGDIRGLEDITKLPVYDKSDLMASIADYPPFGDFHGMGAPETRAPSIFHTTSGTTGKPQTLIFGPKGREVGNLLVGRMYRWMGLQPTDVVHSVYGHGMINGGHYIREAVTHFTNSVFLSAGTGIETRSVNQVRLMADFGVTAIVGFVDYIRKLAETAEAEGLFDRINIRMIIGHLGTEDRASTEAAWQGAKAYDWYGVGDTGTIAGEGPERDGMYVWEDAQYLELLDIESGAPVARGETGDMVVTCLYKDDIAPCIRFNTHDITHELDGRGEIVFKRIAGFKGRSDNMVKLRGINVFPHAIGAIIENRPDLTGEYVCHLRRDASQKDHMTVTLESRGGSDAGELSELLRRGLGVEVEVALVAPGETAAATEIDTRQKPLRLIDRRGV; from the coding sequence ATGACCTACCCGACCTATTTCGAAGCGCTCGACCACAAGCAGATCCTCGCCGACTATCCGATCGGCGAGGCCTTTACGGCGCGCTACACATCCATGAGCCGCGACGAGTTGTTCGCCGTTCAGGATGCCCAGTTCCGCAAGCTGATGCAGCGCGGCTGGCAGGTGCCTTTCTACCGCCGACTGTGGGGCGCCAAGGGCATTGAGCCGGGCGACATTCGCGGCCTTGAGGACATCACCAAGCTCCCCGTCTACGACAAGAGCGACCTGATGGCCTCTATCGCCGACTATCCCCCCTTCGGCGACTTTCACGGCATGGGCGCGCCGGAAACTCGCGCGCCGAGCATCTTTCACACCACCAGTGGCACCACCGGAAAGCCGCAGACGCTGATCTTCGGCCCCAAGGGACGCGAGGTCGGCAACCTGCTGGTGGGACGGATGTATCGCTGGATGGGGCTCCAGCCGACAGATGTCGTCCACTCGGTCTACGGCCACGGCATGATCAACGGCGGGCATTATATCCGCGAGGCGGTTACTCACTTTACCAATTCGGTGTTCCTCAGCGCCGGCACGGGGATCGAGACCCGCTCTGTCAATCAGGTCCGGCTGATGGCCGATTTCGGGGTGACCGCCATCGTCGGGTTCGTCGATTACATCAGGAAGCTCGCCGAAACCGCCGAGGCCGAGGGGCTGTTCGACCGCATCAATATTCGCATGATCATCGGCCATCTCGGCACCGAGGACCGCGCCAGCACCGAGGCCGCGTGGCAGGGCGCGAAGGCCTATGACTGGTACGGGGTCGGCGACACCGGCACCATCGCGGGCGAGGGGCCGGAGCGCGACGGGATGTATGTCTGGGAAGACGCGCAATATCTCGAATTGCTCGACATCGAAAGCGGCGCGCCGGTGGCGCGGGGCGAGACCGGGGACATGGTCGTCACCTGTCTCTACAAGGACGACATTGCCCCCTGCATCCGTTTCAACACCCACGACATCACGCACGAACTGGATGGGCGCGGCGAGATTGTGTTCAAGCGCATCGCAGGGTTCAAGGGCCGCAGCGACAACATGGTGAAGCTGCGCGGGATCAATGTCTTCCCGCACGCGATCGGCGCGATCATCGAAAACCGGCCCGATCTGACCGGCGAATACGTGTGCCATCTGCGCCGCGACGCGAGCCAGAAGGACCACATGACCGTGACGCTCGAAAGCCGGGGCGGCAGTGATGCAGGCGAACTGTCGGAATTGCTGCGCCGTGGACTGGGGGTCGAGGTCGAAGTGGCCCTCGTTGCCCCCGGCGAAACGGCGGCGGCGACCGAGATCGACACGCGCCAGAAGCCGCTCCGGCTGATCGACAGGCGCGGGGTCTAG
- a CDS encoding polysaccharide deacetylase family protein: protein MPLIEERMDWPDGAKMALSVVVNVEEGSEMTIARGDRGMEPVDELGVFVKSKMRNYSNESNYLYGIKAGAPRIVKLLKTYDITASWTVAAMSLENHPEIAEAIVALGHEPISHGWRWVHQFKMDEAEEREFIRKAVDSITRTCGVRPYGWLSRYLLTDNTRRLLSEEGFTYHMDDYSGDVPFWDRETVPGKPMCIVPYQLDSNDMKMWTDPALTPHQWLDYARANFDQLYREGAEGNPKMMSLGLHLRIIGRPGRIWALEAFFRHVRAHEGVWVTTRKAIADHFMAAHPA from the coding sequence ATGCCCTTGATCGAAGAACGGATGGACTGGCCTGACGGTGCAAAGATGGCGCTCAGCGTCGTCGTCAATGTCGAGGAAGGCAGCGAGATGACCATCGCCCGCGGCGATCGCGGGATGGAGCCGGTCGACGAGCTGGGTGTCTTCGTCAAGTCGAAGATGCGCAATTATTCCAACGAATCCAATTACCTCTACGGGATCAAGGCGGGCGCCCCGCGGATCGTCAAGCTGCTGAAGACATACGACATCACGGCCAGCTGGACGGTCGCGGCCATGTCCCTTGAAAACCATCCCGAGATCGCGGAGGCCATCGTCGCGCTGGGCCACGAACCCATCAGCCACGGCTGGCGCTGGGTGCACCAGTTCAAGATGGACGAGGCCGAGGAGCGCGAATTCATCCGCAAGGCGGTGGACAGCATCACCCGCACTTGCGGCGTGCGCCCCTATGGCTGGCTTTCGCGCTACCTGCTCACCGACAACACGCGGCGGCTGCTGTCCGAGGAGGGCTTTACCTATCACATGGACGATTATTCGGGCGATGTGCCGTTCTGGGATCGCGAGACTGTACCCGGAAAGCCCATGTGCATCGTGCCCTATCAGCTCGACAGCAATGACATGAAGATGTGGACCGATCCGGCGCTGACCCCGCACCAGTGGCTCGACTACGCCAGGGCCAACTTCGATCAGCTTTACCGCGAGGGCGCGGAGGGCAATCCCAAGATGATGAGCCTCGGGCTGCATCTGCGCATCATCGGGCGACCGGGGCGGATCTGGGCGCTGGAGGCGTTCTTCCGCCATGTCCGCGCGCACGAGGGCGTGTGGGTGACGACCCGCAAGGCGATTGCCGATCACTTCATGGCCGCGCACCCGGCATGA